The window GGCAGAAGCTTTTATGGAATGCATCTACAAACTACATGGATTACCTAAGACTATTGTGTCTGATAGAGATAAGGTTTTTTTAAGCAAGTTTTGGCAAGAGCTCTTTAAGGTGCTAAGGGTCCAGCTACACATGTCAACTGCTTACCATCCACAGTCAGATGGACAAACAGAGGTGGTCAATAGATGCTTGGAATGCTATTTGAGATGTATGACAGGTGATAAGCCAAAGGCTTGGTCAAATTGGTTGTCTTTAGCTGAGTATTGGTATAATACTAATTACCATACCTCAATTAATACAACTCCTTATGAAGTCCTTTATGGCCAACCACCTCCAACACCTATCATGTATACAAAGGGAGACAGTTTAGTAGAGGTTGTGGACAGGTCCTTGATGGCTAGAGAAGAAGCTATCAAGGTGTTGACTTTTCATTTGAAAAGGGCTCAGGACAGAATGAAAAATCAAGCTGACAAACACAGAAGTGACAGGGTCTTCAATGTGGATGAGTGGGTGTATGTCAAGCTACAGCCTTATAGACAAATGACTGTGAGGGGAGACAAGTATCACAAATTATCACCCAAATATTATGGTCCTTTCAAGATAATTTCTAAAATTGGGAATGTGGCTTACAAGTTACAACTACCCGACAGTGCTCTTATTCATCCAGTGTTCCATGTATCTCAATTGAAACTCCATCGAGGTGTTGTCCCAATTGTAGCTCCAGTTTTACCTAGGTTGGATCAAAATGGGCTACTATCTTCTATACCGTTGAAGGTTTTAGAAAGGAAAATGGTGAAACGTGATAATGGAATAGGAATTTACTGGTTAATTCAATGGCTGCATGGTACTGAAGCTGATGCTACTTGGGAATTGGCTGAGGAATTGCTTCAACGATTTCCAGATTTTGATTTTCAAAATTGACATCCTTGAGGTCAAGGATGTTTTGAAGGAGGGGATATTGATATGATTTTAATACGCACGTGAGTAGCACATGTTTTTGGTTAAGTAAAGGCACGAGACCAGCACGTGATCACCAGCTGAGAGGtttaagtcaaaattagtcaaaccTGTAGAGTGACGGTTACAAAGAACACCTGCAACAGAAATTAGTTACGATTAGTAGTTAGTTGTAGCAATTGAGATGTGTATAAGTTGTAAGTAGGGAGTCTGTTTCAGAATCATTCATTCAATTGTATTGTAATACGTTTTCTCTCTCAAATTCCTTGTAATTGATTTCAAGCAATAAAAGTGACATTCGATTTCAGAATCTATTCTTGTTCATTGGATTCTTGATCGTGTGTTAGATTGTTCTCCAATTCTTGTATGAATTCGGAACGATCATATCATTTTTCTCAAAATTGATCTTCCAAATTCATCTTCTCAATTCGTCTTCCACAGCAATTGGGTTACTCTGACCACTACATCTACAATCCATCAGAGGTGTCAAGGGTGCCGGCGACGAAGGTAGTCAATTTTTTGTATCTTCGTCTTTGTTCATGGATCCGGGTCTTAAGTCATAGATTTTGACTTTAAGAATTACCTTTTCAACTTTTGATGGATTTCTTTACACTTCTTGTGCTAAGTTTTCAATTGCTTCGAATTTTGTCTAGATCTGTAAATAATTTGATGCCTTTTGAAGATTTAGTATCATCATAACATGTTGATTATATAATATAACATTCAAAAAAATTTCCTCTAAATTCCCGTAATTCCACGAGTCTCTGCACTAGTACTTAGTATATGCTTGATGTAAATATCAAATCTTGAAGAGACCTgataataaatacggagtataaaATAAGAAGCATGATTACCATACATATATCAAATATAAAAAGTCAAAAAATTCTAAGTATAGAGCTAAACGAGATGTGCAGCTTTAATTTAAAACACAGATCCAAATGAAAAATAAAAGCTCAGGTTGGGTTTTGTTCAGCTTAACAAAAAGAAgtgatttttttttgtttctcaCTCAAATATaatcaacaaattttttttttttttttttaaatgttcattgAAACCGGTTTTTGAGAAAAAAGAGGTTCTTAAAATAACATAATAGACACCGGTTTTAATGTAAAAGAGGTTTCAAAACAGAGAAACTGGTTTTCCATGAAAAGAGGTTTCAAAAGTCTACAAAAAGACCTTTTTTCACATATAAAAAAAAAACCGGTCTCTTCTCACTTTTAAAACCTCCTTCTTGGCACACCTTAAAAAAGAGGTTTCATACATGGGTTTCTTTTCTCTTTTTTGTAGTAGTGTATATTATATCcggatatatattatttataaatattatttatcgCGCGCGcgcgtgtgtgtatatatgtatttcgtatgtatatgtattatttattatatattattttgagGTGTATATATGTCGATAGGTAAAGCGATTGCATCGAAGAAAGATATTTACAAGAAAAAAATGTGGGAACCTGAAGAGGAAGCATGTCGAACAAAATGTTAGGTTGATGCAACCGAAGATGTAAAAAGAGGAACTTTGAAATAAATAACCCATCACTCTCCACAACACTCAACGAAGACGAAGGCGAAGGTGAATCCAAAACAGAATTGCCATTCAATATTAATTTATTCTTCTTCAATCTTTAATACTCTTTAACACTCTCAATAAATAACCCAAAAAATGTGGCACTATGACCATTCAACGAAGACGAAGGTGAGCCCTTATTATGCACACGTCGACCACCAACATCCATAACACTCTCCACACCAGCATAATGTCGAACTGGACCAGCCTCTACCGAATGGGCCTTCAGGCCCAAAGAAGCATCACAAGGAGCAACAAGCCCGGCATCCCCAGGTCCCAAAACAGATTGTTTGACTAAATCCAACACAGAATCCTTATGGGCTTTGACAACAACAGAGGGATCAACCCTCAAATCCAAAACAGATTGTTTGAGGGAATGCAATAGTCCCAACCCGACCCGTGTTGTAACGATTTTCTACTGACCTAGCATGCACGATCAACAACTGAATTGCCATTCAATTCGATATTAATTTATTCTTCTTCTTCAAAGATCAAAGGTACATAATTTCTCAAACCTTAATTCTCTACTAACCGGCATTAATCCATCAATTATACATCTGCTTACCCTACGACACAGAAATCAATACATCGTGGTTTCACTCTTTTCGATAGATTTACTTTTGAAATGCTtagcgtgtttttttttttttgaattgctTAGCGTTTTTCATGTTCATTGTCTACTAATTGTTTGATCGTGTGGTTTGTGGTTTGCTTGTATTGTTTAGATTTGATTCTTTGTAGTTCGGTTGGTTGTGCTTGTTTTGCTTTGTATCCTTTGTTTAGGCCCTCATCGGTTTGATGAAGTGTCCTATTTTGTGACTATAAAAGTTTCtagtttttcgccaaaaaaaaaaaaaaaaaaactacttgtTTGATGCAATCATGATGGTAAAATATACTGTAATATCTAGAACATTAATTGGGGATTTGGGGTTGCATGCATTTTACATCAATAGTACTCATAGTTTTGTTATCCAAGTAATTGATATGAAGTTATTCATTGTGAACCTCAGATAATCATTTGTTGTATGGAAATAATGCTACAGCAGCGCTCGATGAAGATAGATTGAGCAGCTTGCCTCTTGAGCTTATTATTCAAATCCTCTCTCGTGTTGACACTAAATTAGCTATTCAAACGTGTTTGTTGTTGTTTCCAAGATGGAAGCTTATCTGGACATTAATGCCATGTCTCAACTTTTCAAGTAATGGATTTAAAACTTTACCCAAGTTCTCAGAATTCGTAACCCATGTTCTGTCTCATCGCAACCATCAAGTAGAAGTGTCCTCGGTAAATCTATATATCCATGGAGCAGATACTGAAAACTTTATGAGAGAGATTACAAATTATACGATTTCTCACAATGTCCAAGAACTAATCCTTGATGTTAGACCCAAGAATGAATTTCCTTCTTATCTCTTTAGGTCTCAGACTCTTAAGCACCTCACCTTAAGAACCTCCAGTTTTGGTCCTTGCCTTACACCCAGAACACCATGGGATTTTCCAGCTTTAACGACTTTGTATCTAAAAGATATTTGGTTGTGTGATGATGAATGTAAATCCCTTGATCTTTTCTCCAACTGCGTCAACTTACGGAACTTCACTTTAGAACTTGTTATAGTGAAGGCTAAGGTTTTTAAAATTAACACCCCCCGACTTGCTAATCTCACACTTGTTAATTACAGAGGTTATAATGTTATCAAAGTGATTGCACATCAACTTGAGAATCTCACTATAATTGAATGTTCAATCAATGACTTGAAGATTCCGTCAGGACTTTCGTCATTCTGCTACAAAGGTTACTATccgccacattggtttagaaactcTTATTTTTCTGTGAACAAAGTGAGTGTCAGTTTGCGCCTTTACGGTTCAAAGAGGCACGAAGATGCTTTCCGTATTATTAACATGCTTCAAGACCTCTGTAGTAGTGTCAGATTTCTTACGCTTAACTTGGACATTGTTGAGGTACGGTGATCTAGTATCTGCTATAATCACATGTTTATTGTCTGACACCCTTTTCTTAGAATAAATAATTAGCGTTGGTAATTACATTTAAACGGAAGGAGAAGTAGATATATATGCAAAATTATATCCTATGCATCTAACAACTATAATCGATGGTTTTGATTAACTGTCATAACTGTTTTTTGTAATTTATGAACATTAATTCAAGTGACCAGATGCCCCTGAAATATCGTTTTTAATGCGTACAGTTTTTGACGAGAGAACTATTAAACAACTTGTGCATTTatatgcataataataataatctttattatatGTGCAGTGTATTTCCTCATTCCCCGAGTTACTATCTGCTCAGCCTTCCCCCTTTAGGAACTTGATTAGCTTGAATATAAACTCTGGCTCGAGGGATACATGCAAATTTGAAATGTCTACTGAAGCCAGAAATTTCTTTTTTGAATACTCACCAAATGCCACATTCTTCATGAAGGTACTTTCATCAATTTGGTATTTATTTGTTTACATACAGTCGTTTTTTTGTcctcttattatcattatcattatcattattaatattaaaatgtcaatgttattattattatcatttatggaATTCATGATTTGGCTATGGGGTTTTCGTTGAATCGGTTCATATTCGAACAATTAAGGCTATAGATGACTGACCGACTGACAACTACTGCTCTTCTTTAATCAGCCTAATGATTACTTTACTATGTTGTGAGAAAAAAAATATCCTAACATCTTTAAATGAAAAATGATATTTCCTTGCAATTTCCAAATAAACAAGTCTTTTATTTGTAACCCAAATCGTAACTTTTAAGACAAACTAATTTAGTTACTCAGTCCgattctttcttttttttcttcatATCGTTCTGAAATAAAACTTTACTAAACTCGACCCATTTATAACCGAATGGGACCTTAACTTTCACAGTTGTAATCCAATAATCTGGCTTTTTAACATGTTTAATTAATTAATGTCAGGTTCCTACACCCTCCACCTCAACTCAAGTATCAAACCAAATGCCACGACGTGTGAACCACCTGCGTAGCTGAGGTAACTTTTCTTCGGCTTGCCTGCTTGTTATTAAAATCTATCTGGAATTCATAACTTTACTTCGGTTAATATTCGGACCCCCGTTACCCACTTCACCCATTTTGCTACCTTTACAATCTTCAAACAAGATTGCCAAGAGATTTATAAAATAAGCATGAGGTAACCATTGATTGAACAATCAAGACTAAAGATAACTGACTGACAACTGCTCTTCTTTGATCaacataatattaatgataatgattactTTACTATGTTGTGATAAAGAATTTCTAACATCTTTATGATGCAGAATATTTGATGGATTTTGGGCCGCAAAGCCTGCAGGCTGGAATGGGCCGAGAGCCGTGCAAGGTGCACAGTCAGCTGGCTCAGAAGGTTCGTAGTTTATATTATTTGTGTAGTGTAAGATGATATATTATTTGTGTTTGATAAGGAATGGATTTCCTTATATTTTATCTTACTCGTTTTCATAGTTCATATTATTTTGTTTGCTTGTTTTGGTTATTTAGTGGGATTATATGTAGGGATGTTTAGGATTGCTGGATATTCAGTTTTGACTTTTGAGATTTTGATAATTAAAAAAGTGTCGAACAGCCCTTTGGGTTTTAGTGCTTGTTTTTGGCATTTGGCTTTGTTTGTTATTTTTGTTAATTAGATGGCGTGGGTTCACTAACATATATGCATGGGCTTTAATTGTTATTTTTGTTAATTAGTTATTCGAGTTATTCATCACTCAAAATACACAATCGATATCATGATTATTCTTGCTTTGAGAATATTCTTGGACTCCAAAACGATCAAAATCACTATTATCTTTTGGAAGAGTACAAGAAGTTGTGACTGGTATGATACTTGTCATGGTTCTGATCAACATCGTCGTTTATAAGTTGAGAAAACTTTATGAAACAAGCCTTGAGGAcgacaataataactataatgatgttaataattataataagtggCTATCTTTATTAGCGGAACAATTATGCCGCCAGTTTATGCTTGCTGAGATGCAGTTGGCTACCAACAATTTCGACGAATCAATGATCATATAAAAAGGTGGATTTGGTAGGGTTTATAAAGGTATCATTAACAACAATGTTGTTGAAGTGACAGTTGCAAGTAAATGGTTGGCTTCAATATCGAAACAAGGAGCAAAGTGAATTCGAATTCGTatattaagttaggaaagttttcaaAAATACTGCAGAATATGTTGCCAGCCAAAACCTCTGCCACACCTGGTAACCTAAAGCTGTTCATGTATTTCATTTTATATGAAATATAGCAGGAATAAAAATATAAATTGGTGGTACGTGCAGCTTATTATGTAACGTGCGACTATTACTAACATTTGATATGGATTGAGCTGGGTTGGGTTGGCCCAAAAGATAATTTGAAATGTAAAAACAAAGCCTATTGAAGTGTTTATCTGTTTGAATTTTACTAACCTTTGAAAGTGATTGAGTTGGGTTGGGTTGGTACAAAAACAAAGCCTATAATTGAAAACTGTTTATCTGCTTGCTACCTGCTTATTGATTATGATTATTGTTTAAACAGATAGATATTTAGTATGAGCAATCCCATACGCCCCCATAAATAACCAGTTGTTAGTTATGATTACAAGAAAATGTATCACCAAAAAAACAAACACTGCAGTGGTTTTTATTCCTTTAAAATGcaatttggaatttttttttaaCACATTTAGCATACTGTATATGCCTACATATGCTTTAGTAAAACCATCTGAGATAGCCTAGTAGTGGCTGATATACTCACAAGAGGTCTCATGTTCACACTTTACTAGAAACATATCTTAGGTTGGCCAGAGTCACGTGATAACTCAGTTAGGCCGTGCAGATCGGAGTAAAACTTACTTTCATTTCCCGGTAGCCTTAACACGGAAAATGTTATTCGTTTACCTGTTAAGTCAAACACGTGTCTTTAATCATATTTTGTGTGACGGGTGATCTAGAGCCACGGGAAAAGAACAAAAAGGCATAATAGTTGGGCCTTCTCCTCTTCAAAAAATGGGCTTTTCGACAATGATGTCTTTCAATTGGTATTCTGATAGAGGTCGTAACTGTACTAGTTAGAATATTTGGCTACAAAAGCCTTTGTAATCTTTGTATTATTGTTCCCCTAACGTCTTGCTGGGGGTTATCTAATAAAATTTAGAGGGTGTTTGGGAATGCGATTTAAACGTGATTTTTTAATTATTGCGTTTTGAAGATGTGAATAATCTATTGAAAGTGTTTGGTAGTATAAATTTAAAATTGGATTATTTACGTTATGAGAGCATCAAAACGCATTTTTCAAGCAGTATGCCCATAGCTACTGCAAACAAAACGCCATTTTGGATTTATCATGATGTTCATTAAAACTCCTGAAGTACCCCTATATCTTCGTGATGTTTAATGTATCACTGAAAGCTAGAGTCATTTGATAGGTGAATGTATAAtgtatattttaattatattttacaTGTGTGAATGTGATAGTGTAAAATGAATCGGATATATAGTTGGTGTATATTTTTTGTTAGTGTAaactacaagtcatttttttaagcaAAACAATTGTAAACTACAAGTCATAAAAAATGTATCAttgtatattaatttttatattttattaatttcaaAGGATGTCCTATTTGGTAAATTTACATGTTAAGTTACTAAATAATCTGATTTTCCCAAACACTCATAAACTGATTATTTAATTATTACGATTTCAAACTGTACAATCAAATCCAAATACCATTTATCAAAATCACGTTTTGTTGGAGCTgattatttgattatgattatttaaaacgcATAATCATTTTTCAAAACGCAAATCCAAACACCCCCTTAGTAGTTAGAAAAAAAGTTAGGTTGTGTCCGGCACATTTTCTAAAAGTTAGGTTGATATTTGATTTGACTATTCGTCAAATATTCTATCAAGCCACGAACAGTAAAAGACGGTTGTTTTTATTAATCAAGAGTTACTGAGATGGATTAATGGTTCAAACTTGATATTAGAAGGGGTAAAACCGTAAAACCAAGTAGTGGTGTCAACTAGATAATAATTGTTGAATATTAAATTGTACTTATATGCTCAACTCTTGTCTCTTTAAGGTTTTGGATAAACAAAATTTAAATAACAAACTACTCGTATTGATTTTATAGTCCACACGTGTAACGCTATATGTTAACACGAGGACACCAATTTGTCCAATTCTTCTATTTATATTATTCTATATAGTCAAAAGTCAATAGTCAACTAGTTGTGTTGACTTGTTGTTCATGTGAAGAATCACGTATCGTGAGTATGCTGGCAAATCAAACCCATTACCTAAAAATGGGTTCATTCGGTCTTAATTTTAGGGTCTAGTAGAGTCTAAATTTATAATGGATAAAAAATCTTGTAGGTCCAAAATTGATCTATTTATATTACAAAGAAAAAGTAATGGGTCATATGTTCGGGTCCAATGGGTCTTACTTTTAGATGCCCGTTTTCACCGCGGGATTTCGATGCGCGTTTTCGACGCTCGTTTTTAGTGCGCGTTTTCGCAACGCGTTTTGGCGCGAGTTTTTCGCAGCTCGTTTTCGACATGTTTTTGCAGGACGTTTCCGCCCACCGTTTTCAACGTCGTTTTCGTAGCGCGTTTTCGGCACGTGTTTTCACAGCGAATTTTCGGCGCAATTTTCACAGCGCGTTTTTCGCCGCGTTTATGGCGCGCGTTTTCGGCGGGTCTTTTCGTAGCGCGTTTTCGCCGTGCGTTTTCACATCGCGTTTTTGCAACGCGTCCGGCGCGAGTTTTTGGTCTGCGTTTTCGGTGTGAGTTTTTGGCGCACATTTTCGCATCGCGTTTTCGACACTCCTATTTCGCGGTGCGTTTTGAGCGCGCGTTTTCGCAACGTGTTTTCCCCGCGCTTTTTCTCAACGAGTTATTGTCGCGCGTTTTCACATGCGTTTTCTAATCACGTTTCGACACGCGTTTTCGAAGCACGTTTTCGACACGTGCTTTCGCAGCGCGTTCTCGGCGTGCGTTTTTGAGGCGCTTCTTTAACCCGCTTTTTCACCGCCTGTTTTCGCTGCGTGTTTTCGAGGCGCGTTTTCGGCGTGAATTTTCGCAGTGCGAATCCGAAAAATTCAAGAGTCAGAAAATGAATACGAAAATCGGAAACGTAAAAAAAACTGAAGAAAAAGGGTCTTGACCCCACCCAACCCACGAAAAATGGGTTTCGACCCGACCCGCTCTTGACCCGACCCGTTGGATGTGATGACCCGTATTttttcgactacttgattatactatttacatgatttaataatttcgacttgataagcaatgatttttaataagtcttgaacctccggaaagaattttacataagcagttgaccacccttttattcttacgattcacgaacgttataacttgtattaattatatatatatgtgtgtgtgtgtgtgtgtgtatatatatatatatatatatatatatataacttgaaaatacgataattaaatatctcattaagtatattaacaaagtattatatttatattttcatactactaatttaaagagtttttgaacaatatatatgttactatttaaacgacgtaattaacttatcttaaaatgtatttacatataaattattacgagtgtaaatacgtccttacaagtattaaatacactttataatataccaatacatataaaggatagctatactcatattttcgttcaattttctcaagaattctactcgcattcatacggtatttttacccgtattatacacatcttctagaagtatttactattggtatataccaatagaaatctacaattatttttgtaatatttcatccatgacctaatcaatttaatatgtcattcatgacttaatacattttaacttatcttagatattttcactaaaaactaaattttcaagcctataaataagcaccatttctaactcatttttacacattcattttccaaattttacttccaattttcacacacacttgcaagaactctctcaagttttgttctaatacttctttccagcaactttacattctaaacttgaggtaaaaactctacttcaactcttgttcaattcatatgtttacagctatctatataagagtttataaactagaacatagtttagttgattctaaacttgtttgaagaactaatctaatctttttaacttaactctaataacacttatttatatgtattatgatgttatattaagttaatataagaacttataacttgtacatatgaagaacaccttgaaacttaacatgtatcgtttaatctccattcggcaaaaagcgggctgttttgggttgagaattaaaaacctatcttagactttgagttcaaggctaagactttggaaatatgttaatatatgtaaataagacttccagtatttttttcatgattttagacaaagtgaaagtattttatcaaaaatcatatattgggtgggtgccgggattcttccaaatctgtccaccgacacaaaaagagggtaaaactttgaatattaatacatgggctaaaattttcgaattgtttttgaaaaattaacttcttaaggaatccatagcaatttgattcactttaaacggagttgtaatgaatatttggtgagcaaaacaaaatctgctaaaattaacgttgtatggacgaaatttatattgtaaaaactatattaaccatatccttgctaacttttcctatatcctatatatatttggacattttatcattagtataacaaaatattataatcttagttaattccgagattgtatatatatatatatatataatcttggtacatttcatgacaataagtatacaatacgttttggtaaatcctaagacaataagtatacaatacgttttgataaattctaagacaatacgtatacaatacgtcgtggggtaattctaagattatatatataccgattattggactgttggacatttcggactattttggactactaacaaaggactactaacataaaaatgttaaaaattaatatataagtattctatgaactagttttattttattcacatgtcgtattattatctgaatcattattattgttataggttcgtgaatccaaggacgacggccatatttttaataagctgaaaacttattattaatatacttttactaccgtgagtatatagtcctatttttaaactctaaaaatattttgggatgagaatacatgcattttatgttttacgccattgacataagtacttaaaatatattctacgttgagttgtaccacattgcatattttccctaatagcttggtaactaatatttacatgttgtaagaacatgtaagcgcgaatcctattgatagatctatcgggtttgacaaccccaaccgggctagtcgctctagtatcgtaaacggttgcatagtacttcatttttactacacttggtacagtgtagggagatttcataataaagggaatatgccacattaatggttaagtatggttaccgaagcactcaacaacttatagaatatctttattgaaatatttataactatgaaatcttgtggtctatatttatatcgatgctagctttaaacctatatatcacaccaacctttgtgttgactgtttaagcatgtttattctcaggtcctgaaGAAAGTCTTCcgatgttgcattatctgagcaaactgtgcatggagtctcatgcttttgtttaaatgaagtgttgcattcaataaaacctttgtcatgtattatattcgactgttatgtcacatgtgtagtatttggaaattgATGTATTATGGGGACTATCTCTTAAATAATcgaccacttgtttaaaac of the Rutidosis leptorrhynchoides isolate AG116_Rl617_1_P2 chromosome 5, CSIRO_AGI_Rlap_v1, whole genome shotgun sequence genome contains:
- the LOC139849979 gene encoding putative F-box/FBD/LRR-repeat protein At4g03220; translation: MVKYTVISRTLIGDLGLHAFYINNNHLLYGNNATAALDEDRLSSLPLELIIQILSRVDTKLAIQTCLLLFPRWKLIWTLMPCLNFSSNGFKTLPKFSEFVTHVLSHRNHQVEVSSVNLYIHGADTENFMREITNYTISHNVQELILDVRPKNEFPSYLFRSQTLKHLTLRTSSFGPCLTPRTPWDFPALTTLYLKDIWLCDDECKSLDLFSNCVNLRNFTLELVIVKAKVFKINTPRLANLTLVNYRGYNVIKVIAHQLENLTIIECSINDLKIPSGLSSFCYKGYYPPHWFRNSYFSVNKVSVSLRLYGSKRHEDAFRIINMLQDLCSSVRFLTLNLDIVECISSFPELLSAQPSPFRNLISLNINSGSRDTCKFEMSTEARNFFFEYSPNATFFMKVPTPSTSTQVSNQMPRRVNHLRS